Proteins encoded by one window of Streptacidiphilus sp. PB12-B1b:
- a CDS encoding molybdopterin-binding protein, whose translation MSLSIRNQIPGTVTAVTPGEVMATVRTRLVGGQDITSAITLESVQELGLAEGVQVRAMVKSTEVSLATGPVKGLSIRNQLPGTITAVATGAAMATVKVTIDGGELTAAITREAVTDLGLAPGMPVVALIKSTEVALATP comes from the coding sequence ATGAGCCTGAGCATCCGCAACCAGATCCCCGGCACCGTCACCGCGGTCACGCCCGGCGAGGTGATGGCCACCGTGCGGACCCGGCTGGTCGGCGGGCAGGACATCACCTCGGCGATCACCCTGGAGTCGGTGCAGGAGCTGGGCCTGGCCGAGGGCGTTCAGGTCCGCGCCATGGTGAAGTCCACCGAGGTCTCCCTGGCCACCGGGCCGGTCAAGGGCCTGAGCATCCGCAACCAGCTCCCCGGCACGATCACCGCCGTCGCCACCGGCGCGGCCATGGCCACCGTCAAGGTCACCATCGACGGCGGCGAGCTCACCGCGGCGATCACCAGGGAGGCGGTCACCGACCTGGGGCTGGCGCCGGGCATGCCGGTGGTCGCCCTGATCAAGTCCACCGAGGTGGCTCTGGCGACGCCCTGA